The following coding sequences lie in one Metopolophium dirhodum isolate CAU chromosome 5, ASM1992520v1, whole genome shotgun sequence genomic window:
- the LOC132944160 gene encoding uncharacterized protein LOC132944160 isoform X3, whose product MFHCSNGLRIEWSLACDGSKDCPDGSDETKELCARYEYGTNISMDCGTVSKEIKNEHSLKATPWIVDIYAIFKKTNKYSHVGLGSIISPNVLVAAAQIFWKYGINSKQNSINEYGQYFYKIDVPLLTDNKNNHYFIDAEMIYLHDEVTEFSVNFEDLAVIVLERKISFRNGVTPVCIDWYKQHNILQNEIYGKIAGFKIQTRRLNHTVLQRFFPHIKRIGSCIKMNKDSQSTKNVKFCTRLYMGKREVDGFDFQSFSFLYSNSYFLTGIIGFWNLNLSNSDLVFISIENYFPWLRGMLNKHSTANSCVLPAIEGVVHSYEGSHSILSPRTLIDRYTTVIENCEVGYHKAHPNGFRVCQRYGIWKTDSDKLCLKMCQPLLSHSVDIKCSYNGKYANCTNLSIPDTIAKQSCKPTHYFAPNGQEKAAQELHCQSNGMWDKELYGCNIISSSCVLPTVEGVVYTYDGSNESLSPGTLIDHGVTVNENCTFGYHNVYPDSFRVCQTNGKWKPAFNKLCLKMCPTLLSDSLNIKCSYNGNDANCSNLSIPDTIATPKCKPAYVLPNGQKETPIELHCMSNGIWNNELYICEPECGKTFVENKVLIGNGKKANIGTAPWNVAIYEITTNYDLICGGSIISRNLVVSAAHCFSNSITENITIIVNVGLYKIAVGKYDRNFRKLDNEFTKIMNVDRVHLKEAYYGLSGYYAEDIAVVVLQNSVSFSNGITPICMDWNGDYKVSNGDEGKIVGWGKTENGILSPVLLETRLPYIDMRSCRNMCTFGFKPYVTPDKICAGSSLVSAHGVDKGDSGSGLCFLHSNLYYLTGVVSLKDPDANNSISLFTSVNIHIHWIRGLYLKYN is encoded by the exons ATGTTTCATTGTTCAAATGGACTGCGTATAGAATGGTCATTGGCTTGTGATGGTAGTAAGGATTGTCCAGATGGTTCGGACGAGACTAAAGAGTTGTGTGCACGATACGAGTATGGAACAAATATCAGCATGG ATTGCGGTACAGTAtccaaagaaattaaaaatgaacattCATTAAAAGCAACACCTTGGATAGTTGATAtatatgcaatttttaaaaaaacaaacaaatattccCATGTAGGTTTAGGATCAATCATTTCTCCAAATGTATTAGTTGCTG cggCACAAATTTTTTGGAAATACGGTATAAATAGTAAGCAAAATTCAATAAACGAATAtggtcaatatttttataaaattgatgttCCCTTACTAACTGACAATAAGAATAATCACTATTTTATCGAT GCTGAAATGATTTACCTGCATGATGAAGTAACTGAATTTTCGGTCAATTTTGAAGATTTAGCAGTTATAGTGTTAGAAAGAAAAATTTCGTTTAGAAATGGTGTTACACCCGTTTGTATCGATTGGTATAAgcagcataatattttacagaacGAGATTTACGGAAAG ATTGCTGGCTTTAAAATACAGACACGACGTCTTAATCATACTGTATTACAACGATTTTTTCCACACATCAAAAGGATCGGTtcttgtataaaaatgaataaagatTCACAATCAACGAAAAATGTGAAGTTTTGCACCAGGTTGTATATgg GAAAAAGAGAAGTTGATGGATTTGATTTCCAAAGCTTTAGTTTTTTATACtccaattcatattttttaaccgGGATAATCGGTTTctggaatttaaatttatccaaTTCGGACTTAGTTTTTATATCCATAGAAAACTATTTTCCATGGCTTCGTGGAATGTTGAACAAACAT aGCACAGCGAATTCATGTGTTTTACCAGCTATTGAAGGAGTAGTACATTCTTATGAAGGTTCTCATTCAATTTTATCACCCCGGACATTAATTGATCGTTACACTACTGTTATTGAGAACTGTGAAGTTGGATATCATAAAGCTCATCCTAATGGTTTTAGAGTTTGTCAGAGATATGGAATTTGGAAAACGGATTCTGATAAATTATGTTTGA aaaTGTGTCAACCTCTACTATCACATAGCGTAGATATTAAATGTAGTTATAATGGTAAGTATGCTAATTGCACAAATCTATCTATACCTGACACAATAGCAAAACAATCATGTAAGCCAACACATTATTTTGCACCGAATGGACAAGAAAAGGCTGCACAAGAATTACATTGTCAGTCTAATGGAATGTGGGATAAAGAACTATATggatgcaatataatat caaGTTCATGTGTTTTACCAACTGTCGAAGGAGTTGTATATACTTATGACGGTTCTAATGAAAGTTTATCTCCCGGGACATTAATTGATCATGGCGTTACCGTAAATGAGAACTGTACATTTGGATATCATAATGTTTATCCCGATAGTTTTCGTGTTTGTCAGACAAATGGAAAATGGAAGCCtgcttttaataaattatgtttga aaatGTGTCCAACTCTTCTATCtgatagtttaaatattaaatgtagttaTAATGGTAACGATGCTAATTGCTCAAATCTATCGATACCTGACACAATAGCAACACCAAAATGTAAGCCTGCATATGTTTTACCAAACGGACAAAAAGAGACTCCAATTGAATTACATTGTATGTCGAACGGAATATGGAATAATGAACTATATATATGCGAACCag aatgcgGTAAAACATTTGTCGAAAATAAAGTACTGATTGGGAATGGTAAAAAAGCAAATATTGGAACGGCACCCTGGAATGTGGCTATATATGAAATTACTACCAATTATGACTTAATTTGTGGTGGATCAATTATTTCTCGAAATTTAGTTGTTTctg cgGCTCATTGTTTTTCGAATAGTATAAcggaaaatattacaataattgtaaatgtcGGTCTATACAAAATTGCCGTTGGAAAATATGACAGAAACTTTAGAAAACTTGACAAtgaatttactaaaataatgaat GTGGATAGGGTTCATCTGAAAGAAGCTTATTATGGTCTTTCCGGGTATTATGCTGAAGATATAGCTGTTGTTGTGTTACAAAACAGTGTTTCCTTTAGTAATGGTATTACACCTATATGTATGGATTGGAATGGTGATTACAAAGTATCCAATGGAGATGAAGGAAAG aTTGTTGGTTGGGGAAAAACGGAAAATGGCATTTTAAGTCCCGTTTTATTAGAAACACGGTTACCATACATCGACATGAGGTCTTGCCGGAATATGTGTACATTTGGATTTAAACCATATGTAACTCCTGATAAGATTTGTGCCGGTTCTTCAttgg tttcagCACATGGTGTAGATAAGGGAGACAGTGGTTCAGGCTTATGTTTTTTACAttctaatttgtattatttaaccgGAGTAGTGAGTCTCAAGGACCCAGACGCAAATAATTCAATCTCACTTTTTACATCAGTTAATATTCACATTCACTGGATTCGTGGActgtacttaaaatataattaa
- the LOC132944160 gene encoding uncharacterized protein LOC132944160 isoform X1, translated as MKVTYSWIIYSCLISGSSILCDRKLEVRQAVSSPSEDIDDMFHCSNGLRIEWSLACDGSKDCPDGSDETKELCARYEYGTNISMDCGTVSKEIKNEHSLKATPWIVDIYAIFKKTNKYSHVGLGSIISPNVLVAAAQIFWKYGINSKQNSINEYGQYFYKIDVPLLTDNKNNHYFIDAEMIYLHDEVTEFSVNFEDLAVIVLERKISFRNGVTPVCIDWYKQHNILQNEIYGKIAGFKIQTRRLNHTVLQRFFPHIKRIGSCIKMNKDSQSTKNVKFCTRLYMGKREVDGFDFQSFSFLYSNSYFLTGIIGFWNLNLSNSDLVFISIENYFPWLRGMLNKHSTANSCVLPAIEGVVHSYEGSHSILSPRTLIDRYTTVIENCEVGYHKAHPNGFRVCQRYGIWKTDSDKLCLKMCQPLLSHSVDIKCSYNGKYANCTNLSIPDTIAKQSCKPTHYFAPNGQEKAAQELHCQSNGMWDKELYGCNIISSSCVLPTVEGVVYTYDGSNESLSPGTLIDHGVTVNENCTFGYHNVYPDSFRVCQTNGKWKPAFNKLCLKMCPTLLSDSLNIKCSYNGNDANCSNLSIPDTIATPKCKPAYVLPNGQKETPIELHCMSNGIWNNELYICEPECGKTFVENKVLIGNGKKANIGTAPWNVAIYEITTNYDLICGGSIISRNLVVSAAHCFSNSITENITIIVNVGLYKIAVGKYDRNFRKLDNEFTKIMNVDRVHLKEAYYGLSGYYAEDIAVVVLQNSVSFSNGITPICMDWNGDYKVSNGDEGKIVGWGKTENGILSPVLLETRLPYIDMRSCRNMCTFGFKPYVTPDKICAGSSLVSAHGVDKGDSGSGLCFLHSNLYYLTGVVSLKDPDANNSISLFTSVNIHIHWIRGLYLKYN; from the exons ATGAAGGTGACGTATTCCTGgataatatattcatgtttaATTTCCG GATCCAGCATTTTGTGTGATAGAAAACTCGAAGTACGACAAGCTGTATCATCTCCCTCGGA agaCATTGATGATATGTTTCATTGTTCAAATGGACTGCGTATAGAATGGTCATTGGCTTGTGATGGTAGTAAGGATTGTCCAGATGGTTCGGACGAGACTAAAGAGTTGTGTGCACGATACGAGTATGGAACAAATATCAGCATGG ATTGCGGTACAGTAtccaaagaaattaaaaatgaacattCATTAAAAGCAACACCTTGGATAGTTGATAtatatgcaatttttaaaaaaacaaacaaatattccCATGTAGGTTTAGGATCAATCATTTCTCCAAATGTATTAGTTGCTG cggCACAAATTTTTTGGAAATACGGTATAAATAGTAAGCAAAATTCAATAAACGAATAtggtcaatatttttataaaattgatgttCCCTTACTAACTGACAATAAGAATAATCACTATTTTATCGAT GCTGAAATGATTTACCTGCATGATGAAGTAACTGAATTTTCGGTCAATTTTGAAGATTTAGCAGTTATAGTGTTAGAAAGAAAAATTTCGTTTAGAAATGGTGTTACACCCGTTTGTATCGATTGGTATAAgcagcataatattttacagaacGAGATTTACGGAAAG ATTGCTGGCTTTAAAATACAGACACGACGTCTTAATCATACTGTATTACAACGATTTTTTCCACACATCAAAAGGATCGGTtcttgtataaaaatgaataaagatTCACAATCAACGAAAAATGTGAAGTTTTGCACCAGGTTGTATATgg GAAAAAGAGAAGTTGATGGATTTGATTTCCAAAGCTTTAGTTTTTTATACtccaattcatattttttaaccgGGATAATCGGTTTctggaatttaaatttatccaaTTCGGACTTAGTTTTTATATCCATAGAAAACTATTTTCCATGGCTTCGTGGAATGTTGAACAAACAT aGCACAGCGAATTCATGTGTTTTACCAGCTATTGAAGGAGTAGTACATTCTTATGAAGGTTCTCATTCAATTTTATCACCCCGGACATTAATTGATCGTTACACTACTGTTATTGAGAACTGTGAAGTTGGATATCATAAAGCTCATCCTAATGGTTTTAGAGTTTGTCAGAGATATGGAATTTGGAAAACGGATTCTGATAAATTATGTTTGA aaaTGTGTCAACCTCTACTATCACATAGCGTAGATATTAAATGTAGTTATAATGGTAAGTATGCTAATTGCACAAATCTATCTATACCTGACACAATAGCAAAACAATCATGTAAGCCAACACATTATTTTGCACCGAATGGACAAGAAAAGGCTGCACAAGAATTACATTGTCAGTCTAATGGAATGTGGGATAAAGAACTATATggatgcaatataatat caaGTTCATGTGTTTTACCAACTGTCGAAGGAGTTGTATATACTTATGACGGTTCTAATGAAAGTTTATCTCCCGGGACATTAATTGATCATGGCGTTACCGTAAATGAGAACTGTACATTTGGATATCATAATGTTTATCCCGATAGTTTTCGTGTTTGTCAGACAAATGGAAAATGGAAGCCtgcttttaataaattatgtttga aaatGTGTCCAACTCTTCTATCtgatagtttaaatattaaatgtagttaTAATGGTAACGATGCTAATTGCTCAAATCTATCGATACCTGACACAATAGCAACACCAAAATGTAAGCCTGCATATGTTTTACCAAACGGACAAAAAGAGACTCCAATTGAATTACATTGTATGTCGAACGGAATATGGAATAATGAACTATATATATGCGAACCag aatgcgGTAAAACATTTGTCGAAAATAAAGTACTGATTGGGAATGGTAAAAAAGCAAATATTGGAACGGCACCCTGGAATGTGGCTATATATGAAATTACTACCAATTATGACTTAATTTGTGGTGGATCAATTATTTCTCGAAATTTAGTTGTTTctg cgGCTCATTGTTTTTCGAATAGTATAAcggaaaatattacaataattgtaaatgtcGGTCTATACAAAATTGCCGTTGGAAAATATGACAGAAACTTTAGAAAACTTGACAAtgaatttactaaaataatgaat GTGGATAGGGTTCATCTGAAAGAAGCTTATTATGGTCTTTCCGGGTATTATGCTGAAGATATAGCTGTTGTTGTGTTACAAAACAGTGTTTCCTTTAGTAATGGTATTACACCTATATGTATGGATTGGAATGGTGATTACAAAGTATCCAATGGAGATGAAGGAAAG aTTGTTGGTTGGGGAAAAACGGAAAATGGCATTTTAAGTCCCGTTTTATTAGAAACACGGTTACCATACATCGACATGAGGTCTTGCCGGAATATGTGTACATTTGGATTTAAACCATATGTAACTCCTGATAAGATTTGTGCCGGTTCTTCAttgg tttcagCACATGGTGTAGATAAGGGAGACAGTGGTTCAGGCTTATGTTTTTTACAttctaatttgtattatttaaccgGAGTAGTGAGTCTCAAGGACCCAGACGCAAATAATTCAATCTCACTTTTTACATCAGTTAATATTCACATTCACTGGATTCGTGGActgtacttaaaatataattaa
- the LOC132944160 gene encoding uncharacterized protein LOC132944160 isoform X2: MKVTYSWIIYSCLISGSSILCDRKLEVRQAVSSPSEDIDDMFHCSNGLRIEWSLACDGSKDCPDGSDETKELCARYEYGTNISMDCGTVSKEIKNEHSLKATPWIVDIYAIFKKTNKYSHVGLGSIISPNVLVAAAQIFWKYGINSKQNSINEYGQYFYKIDVPLLTDNKNNHYFIDAEMIYLHDEVTEFSVNFEDLAVIVLERKISFRNGVTPVCIDWYKQHNILQNEIYGKIAGFKIQTRRLNHTVLQRFFPHIKRIGSCIKMNKDSQSTKNVKFCTRLYMGKREVDGFDFQSFSFLYSNSYFLTGIIGFWNLNLSNSDLVFISIENYFPWLRGMLNKHSTANSCVLPAIEGVVHSYEGSHSILSPRTLIDRYTTVIENCEVGYHKAHPNGFRVCQRYGIWKTDSDKLCLKMCQPLLSHSVDIKCSYNGKYANCTNLSIPDTIAKQSCKPTHYFAPNGQEKAAQELHCQSNGMWDKELYGCNIISSSCVLPTVEGVVYTYDGSNESLSPGTLIDHGVTVNENCTFGYHNVYPDSFRVCQTNGKWKPAFNKLCLKMCPTLLSDSLNIKCSYNGNDANCSNLSIPDTIATPKCKPAYVLPNGQKETPIELHCMSNGIWNNELYICEPECGKTFVENKVLIGNGKKANIGTAPWNVAIYEITTNYDLICGGSIISRNLVVSAAHCFSNSITENITIIVNVGLYKIAVGKYDRNFRKLDNEFTKIMNVDRVHLKEAYYGLSGYYAEDIAVVVLQNSVSFSNGITPICMDWNGDYKVSNGDEGKIVGWGKTENGILSPVLLETRLPYIDMRSCRNMCTFGFKPYVTPDKICAGSSLGNPAGTIVLWWCKSRLEYFVRNIWLNNTVLDAVAG, translated from the exons ATGAAGGTGACGTATTCCTGgataatatattcatgtttaATTTCCG GATCCAGCATTTTGTGTGATAGAAAACTCGAAGTACGACAAGCTGTATCATCTCCCTCGGA agaCATTGATGATATGTTTCATTGTTCAAATGGACTGCGTATAGAATGGTCATTGGCTTGTGATGGTAGTAAGGATTGTCCAGATGGTTCGGACGAGACTAAAGAGTTGTGTGCACGATACGAGTATGGAACAAATATCAGCATGG ATTGCGGTACAGTAtccaaagaaattaaaaatgaacattCATTAAAAGCAACACCTTGGATAGTTGATAtatatgcaatttttaaaaaaacaaacaaatattccCATGTAGGTTTAGGATCAATCATTTCTCCAAATGTATTAGTTGCTG cggCACAAATTTTTTGGAAATACGGTATAAATAGTAAGCAAAATTCAATAAACGAATAtggtcaatatttttataaaattgatgttCCCTTACTAACTGACAATAAGAATAATCACTATTTTATCGAT GCTGAAATGATTTACCTGCATGATGAAGTAACTGAATTTTCGGTCAATTTTGAAGATTTAGCAGTTATAGTGTTAGAAAGAAAAATTTCGTTTAGAAATGGTGTTACACCCGTTTGTATCGATTGGTATAAgcagcataatattttacagaacGAGATTTACGGAAAG ATTGCTGGCTTTAAAATACAGACACGACGTCTTAATCATACTGTATTACAACGATTTTTTCCACACATCAAAAGGATCGGTtcttgtataaaaatgaataaagatTCACAATCAACGAAAAATGTGAAGTTTTGCACCAGGTTGTATATgg GAAAAAGAGAAGTTGATGGATTTGATTTCCAAAGCTTTAGTTTTTTATACtccaattcatattttttaaccgGGATAATCGGTTTctggaatttaaatttatccaaTTCGGACTTAGTTTTTATATCCATAGAAAACTATTTTCCATGGCTTCGTGGAATGTTGAACAAACAT aGCACAGCGAATTCATGTGTTTTACCAGCTATTGAAGGAGTAGTACATTCTTATGAAGGTTCTCATTCAATTTTATCACCCCGGACATTAATTGATCGTTACACTACTGTTATTGAGAACTGTGAAGTTGGATATCATAAAGCTCATCCTAATGGTTTTAGAGTTTGTCAGAGATATGGAATTTGGAAAACGGATTCTGATAAATTATGTTTGA aaaTGTGTCAACCTCTACTATCACATAGCGTAGATATTAAATGTAGTTATAATGGTAAGTATGCTAATTGCACAAATCTATCTATACCTGACACAATAGCAAAACAATCATGTAAGCCAACACATTATTTTGCACCGAATGGACAAGAAAAGGCTGCACAAGAATTACATTGTCAGTCTAATGGAATGTGGGATAAAGAACTATATggatgcaatataatat caaGTTCATGTGTTTTACCAACTGTCGAAGGAGTTGTATATACTTATGACGGTTCTAATGAAAGTTTATCTCCCGGGACATTAATTGATCATGGCGTTACCGTAAATGAGAACTGTACATTTGGATATCATAATGTTTATCCCGATAGTTTTCGTGTTTGTCAGACAAATGGAAAATGGAAGCCtgcttttaataaattatgtttga aaatGTGTCCAACTCTTCTATCtgatagtttaaatattaaatgtagttaTAATGGTAACGATGCTAATTGCTCAAATCTATCGATACCTGACACAATAGCAACACCAAAATGTAAGCCTGCATATGTTTTACCAAACGGACAAAAAGAGACTCCAATTGAATTACATTGTATGTCGAACGGAATATGGAATAATGAACTATATATATGCGAACCag aatgcgGTAAAACATTTGTCGAAAATAAAGTACTGATTGGGAATGGTAAAAAAGCAAATATTGGAACGGCACCCTGGAATGTGGCTATATATGAAATTACTACCAATTATGACTTAATTTGTGGTGGATCAATTATTTCTCGAAATTTAGTTGTTTctg cgGCTCATTGTTTTTCGAATAGTATAAcggaaaatattacaataattgtaaatgtcGGTCTATACAAAATTGCCGTTGGAAAATATGACAGAAACTTTAGAAAACTTGACAAtgaatttactaaaataatgaat GTGGATAGGGTTCATCTGAAAGAAGCTTATTATGGTCTTTCCGGGTATTATGCTGAAGATATAGCTGTTGTTGTGTTACAAAACAGTGTTTCCTTTAGTAATGGTATTACACCTATATGTATGGATTGGAATGGTGATTACAAAGTATCCAATGGAGATGAAGGAAAG aTTGTTGGTTGGGGAAAAACGGAAAATGGCATTTTAAGTCCCGTTTTATTAGAAACACGGTTACCATACATCGACATGAGGTCTTGCCGGAATATGTGTACATTTGGATTTAAACCATATGTAACTCCTGATAAGATTTGTGCCGGTTCTTCAttgg gTAATCCAGCTGGCACAATTGTATTATGGTGGTGTAAATCGAGGTTAGAATATTTTGTAAGGAATATATGGTTGAACAACACGGTTCTCGACGCAGTGGCTGGatga